The DNA region AATGCCCAATTGAAGCAATATATGGTCAGCAGCTGGACTGTGGCACTCACGTATCAAACGTTGAAGCAGCTATCCAGAGCACTTGCGCCTGTGAAACCGGAGCTTTCATCCGAATTGGGCGACATGGCAACGGGTGTGAAAAGGGATTTCAGCAAGTTCATGCTGGATACGGATGTGATTCCAGGCTTTGTATATATGGAAGATCCGGCACAAGCGAAGCGCATGCTTCATCCGGATGACAGCGAGACAGGTATTCAATATCGCTTGCTCCCTATGACACGAAGCATGATCGCGGAGTTGCTGGAACCAGAGCAAGCCCAATCCCATTTTGAACTGATCAAAGACAAGCTGTACTGCCCGGATGGCGTCAGATTGATGAATCGGCCAGCACAGTATGATGGCGGTGTAAGCACCCATTTCAAACGTGCGGAGCAGGCATCCAATTTCGGGCGTGAAGTGGGCTTGCAATACGTCCATGCTCACATCCGCTATGTTGAAGCTATGGCAAAGCTGGGCTACCCGGATGAGGTGTGGAATGGTCTGAGCATCATTAATCCGGTGGGCATACAGGAAGCTGTACTTAATGCTGATCTGCGGCAGAGCAATGCTTATTTCAGCAGTTCTGACGGCAAGTTCAACAACCGCTATGAAGCACAGGAGCAATTCGATAAACTCCGCACCGGAGAGGTACAGGTAAAGGGTGGCTGGAGAATCTATTCCAGTGGACCGGGAATTTATATGAATCAGCTCATTTCGAACGCACTTGGCATTCGCCAGGAAGAGGAAGATTTGGTTCTGGACCCTGTGCTGCCTGTCAGCCTGGATGGAATACATTTTGATTTCCAGTTTGCCGGTAAGAAAGTGACCTTTGTTTATCATCTCACCGGACAATCTGTGCAGCGTGTGATACTGAATGGCCATGAGTTGGAGACAACAAGATTGCAACAACCTTATCGCCTTGGCGGACTGCGTATCTCGCGTTCGATTCTTGAACAGAGCCTGAGCGAGAACAACGTGATTGAAATGTACAGTTAATCCTGTGGATTTTAACCCGTTTTTTGAATCATGAATAATTAAGATGTCAGGTCCTTCGATTTTGAAGGGCCTGATGAACATAACAGGGGAGCGAAGAATGTGGTCAGTATCAAGGATATCGCCAAACAGGCGGGAGTTTCGATCTCTACCGTGTCGTATGCGCTGAATGGCAGCAACAAAGTGACAGATGAGACCAGCTCCAAAATTTTGGCTATCGCCAAAGAGCTGAACTATGTTCCTAATGCGGCTGCCAGAACATTGAAAAAGAGAGAATCCAAAATTTTGGGTGTATTTCTGACGGATTTTAGCGGTGATGTATACGGAGACTTGCTTAGTGGCATGAAGTCTGTATGTAATGCGCAAGGGTATGATCTGATCGTCTGCAGCGGGACACAATCTCATCGGATGCTTCCAGAGCGGATGATTGATGGTGCCGTTATTCTCGATCATACATTTGCGAGCAAGGAACTATTGCAATATGCGGACAGAGGACACAAGATCGTCGTTCTGGACCGGGAACTGGATCATCCAAACATTAACCAGGTGTTACTGGACAATAAGGCCGGAGCTACACTTGCAATGGAGCATCTCATTGAAAAGGGGCACACGAAGATCTATGTTGTGACAGGTCCGGAAGGTTCCTTTGACTCGGCTCAGCGGTTGAAGGCTGTGAGGCAGGTATCGGAGCGGGAAGCAAATGTGGAATGGATTGAGATTACGGGAGATTTTGAGAAGAGTGGCGGAGAACGGGCAGCCGAGCGCATCATTCAGGAATATACGCAGCCGGTTGGTGTATTCTGCCTGAATGACGAGATGGCGATTGGCATGTGTGATCGTCTCGCTGGCAGTGAGTTAACTATTGGTCAGGAGATTAATATTATTGGATTTGATAATATCGAACTTAGCAAATATGTGCAGCCAAGATTGGTCACCATCGATTATTCCAAAAGAAAATGGGGGGCACTCGCAGCTGAACAATTAATTAAGATTATTGCTGGAGAGCCCGTCGATCATGAACGCATCTATGTAACTTTAGTAGAAGGTGGCTCAGTGAATCGTCAGCTCCAGGAGGGCCTTGTGCAAACGCAAAGCGAAAAGGCGGTCAGCTATTGACTAGGCGTCCCATGTTTTATCCTGTGGATGAGGGGTCAAAAGACGACTGTACAGCAAGAGACAAGGCTTAGAAGAATTGCAACATTCTTTTAAGCCTTGTCTCTTATTATTTGATCCGTACAAAAGTATGAAAAAACCTCTCCAAAGGAGAGGCTTGGCTCTAAAGGCCTTTTGTTTTGTCATTGTTGTAGGATGAAGTGAGAATGCCTGTAATGAAGAGAGTCAATACGATAGCAATAATCCAAAATGTCAGTGAAAATGACATACATGGCACCTCCTGTACAATCTCATTTACTTCTATTATAACCATTATAGGAAGAAAAGGAATGCTTCACATGATCATTTGTAAAATAAAAAGTGGGTAGGCACCGGTCTAAGGCTTCCATCCGAAGGATTATTCACAACCCGGTTGTTCACGATCAGTGAGGATGATCCCCCGCCATCCAGATTATAGGCGTCGACTACGCCCAGCTTGTACAACCGGCCTTGCAGCTCTTCGAGGGTGGCACCTGAACTGCCGGCTTCGTTGTAGCCGTCAACCACGATGATCAGCAATTGATCATCTTTGTAGTTGCCGATAACCGTACGTGGAGCCCGCTTGGGTGACACTTTCCATTTGTCCGGGATCGCAGTCTTCTGTCCGTTCTGCAACAGCACGGGCACAAATGTGGCTCCGAACTGCGGTTGCAGGCGATCGAGGGAACTTTTGTCAAAAAATTTGCCGCCTACCAGTTTGCCTGCATGATCAAGACCTACAAAAAATAAATCCTTAAAGCTGGCCTGAAAACCGGTCACATACTTGCCGTCCATCACAGTTGTACTCAGCGGGTATCGTTTGCCTCCGCTGTCGGCGAAACCACCTGCATTAATGCCGGCAATGGCCCCATTGCGCTTCACCGCCTGCATGGTAGTCTCAGAACGGCCAAGCTCGCTGTCTAGAGCCATCTTCATGGCGGTAGGGTCTTTCAGCTTGATTTTCATGGCATAGCCCTTATAGGAGCCTGGGTTGACTCTGTAAAGTTCAATCGTAAGGCGATCACTGTTTATCCGTTCAAACGGAACGCCCAATTTGGATGAGATCCGTTGATTATAGATCGTTTCCGGACGAGCTGCCTGAACCTTTGCCTTCTGTACAAGGGTAGACATCGTGCTTGTTGTCTGATTGTACAGTTGTGTTGTTCTTTTAATAGAAGAAGAAGTTTGAACCGCAGCTTCTTTTGCCCCTGCAAGCTCCTGGCTAATCGCCTGGGTCTGGGAGGTAACCGTCTCCTCAGCCAGACCGGATTCGATGAAGTCTGCAGGTTCAAGCGGTGGACGTATCAGCAGCAGGCATAACATCAGTCCAACAAAAGGAGCAAGTGCAAGCATAAATAAACGATTAACCTGTTTTACCGGTGTAATCATTTGAGCAGATCCATCTTTTTCTGGAGTGTTTCCAGTTGTTTTTTGACTTCGCTCAGCTGGGTATACAATTTGTTGCTATTGTCGGTTTTATCGTTTGCATTATCCTTGGTAAAAGTCAGCAATTCATTAAAGGACTGCACCTGTCCCTGCAGGTCCGATATTTCCTGAGATATCGTTGTTAGCTGCTTTTCGTAGTCGGCTTTGAGCGTTGCAATCTGCTGCTGATTATGGGTCTGAAGCTGAGTTATCATCTGTTGCTGGAGGTGGTTACTATAATAGTAGGCTCCAAGTACTCCAAGTGCAATGAGAACGATCCACATTACCAGAAACAGCTTGACTGAAGATCCGGCCTTGCCTTTGGCGCTCCGGGTGTGATGGATGTCAGAAGGTGGGGCAGAAGGTTTCATATCATCACTCCTGGTCATTTATTGGTACAAAAAATTTTCCAGTCCTCATTCTATCATGCCACTATTGA from Paenibacillus sp. JNUCC-31 includes:
- a CDS encoding LacI family DNA-binding transcriptional regulator, which produces MVSIKDIAKQAGVSISTVSYALNGSNKVTDETSSKILAIAKELNYVPNAAARTLKKRESKILGVFLTDFSGDVYGDLLSGMKSVCNAQGYDLIVCSGTQSHRMLPERMIDGAVILDHTFASKELLQYADRGHKIVVLDRELDHPNINQVLLDNKAGATLAMEHLIEKGHTKIYVVTGPEGSFDSAQRLKAVRQVSEREANVEWIEITGDFEKSGGERAAERIIQEYTQPVGVFCLNDEMAIGMCDRLAGSELTIGQEINIIGFDNIELSKYVQPRLVTIDYSKRKWGALAAEQLIKIIAGEPVDHERIYVTLVEGGSVNRQLQEGLVQTQSEKAVSY
- a CDS encoding uroporphyrinogen-III C-methyltransferase, with translation MKPSAPPSDIHHTRSAKGKAGSSVKLFLVMWIVLIALGVLGAYYYSNHLQQQMITQLQTHNQQQIATLKADYEKQLTTISQEISDLQGQVQSFNELLTFTKDNANDKTDNSNKLYTQLSEVKKQLETLQKKMDLLK
- a CDS encoding phosphodiester glycosidase family protein, producing the protein MITPVKQVNRLFMLALAPFVGLMLCLLLIRPPLEPADFIESGLAEETVTSQTQAISQELAGAKEAAVQTSSSIKRTTQLYNQTTSTMSTLVQKAKVQAARPETIYNQRISSKLGVPFERINSDRLTIELYRVNPGSYKGYAMKIKLKDPTAMKMALDSELGRSETTMQAVKRNGAIAGINAGGFADSGGKRYPLSTTVMDGKYVTGFQASFKDLFFVGLDHAGKLVGGKFFDKSSLDRLQPQFGATFVPVLLQNGQKTAIPDKWKVSPKRAPRTVIGNYKDDQLLIIVVDGYNEAGSSGATLEELQGRLYKLGVVDAYNLDGGGSSSLIVNNRVVNNPSDGSLRPVPTHFLFYK